The Gemmatimonadales bacterium region CCGCACCGTCAACGGGGCCATTCGAATCCGCCGGGGCACGTAGCAGCCGCTTGCCCGCGGGTCCCGTCAGGGGTACAATCGCCCCTCCACCCGGAGGGGCGATGTCGTTCGAGCCGTTCGTGATGGAACGCTGGCAGAGCACCTGGGAAAACCGGGTTCGCTACAACCTGTCGGAAAGCGGCGTCCACCCGATGAGCACCCGCGAGCTGCTCGTGCTCGCCGGCGCCGCCGCCGACCCGCTCCTCGGCCTCGCCCTCGGCTACCCGCAGTCCAACGGCACCGAGCGGCTGCGCGCGGCCATCGCGGCGCACTACCCCGGCGCGACGCTCGATCACGTCCTCGTCACCAACGGCAGCGCCGAAGCGAACTACCTGAACTGCTGGCGCCTCATCGAGCCGGGCGATGGCGTCGCGATCATGCTCCCCAACTACATGCAGACCTGGGGGCTGGCGCGGACCTTCGGCGCCGAGGTGCGGCCGTTCCACCTCCGCGAAGCCAATGGTTGGAATCCCGATTTCGCGGAGATCGACGCCGCCATCGCGCCCGGGACGAAGCTCGTCATCGTCACCAACCCGAACAATCCGACTGGCAAGGTCTTGGCGAAGGACGCGGTGGACCGGATCGTGGCGCGCGCGGACGCCGTGGGGGCGTGGATCCTCTCGGACGAGGTGTACCTGGGCGCCGAACGTGCGGGCGGGCTGACGCAGTCGCTGTGGGGCCGGAGCGAGCGGGTGATCGTCACGAACGGGCTCTCGAAGGCCTATGGCCTGCCGGGACTCCGCATCGGCTGGTGCGTCGCGCCACCCGCGCATGTCGCGGAGCTGTGGGCGCGCAAGGACTACACGACCATCGGCCCCACGGTGATGAGCGACGCGCTGGCCGCACTCGCGCTCGCGCCGGCAACGCGCGCCCAGATCTTCGAACGGACCCGCGGGATCATCCGGTCCAACTGGGACGTGCTGGAGCGGTGGATGGCCGGGATGGATGGCGAGTTCACCTACCGGCCACCCGACGCGGGAGCCATCTGCTACGCGCGCTACCGGTCGACGGCGAACTCCTCGGCGCTCGCGGAAGTCCTGCGGCGGGACCACGACGTGCTCATCGTGCCGGGCGACCAGTTCGGCATGGACCGCTTCGTGCGGCTCGGCTTCGGCTCTCCGGTGGAGGACCTGGAGGCCGCGCTGGCGCGGGTCGCGTTAGCTTTCCGGCAGGTGGGGGACTAGCACCGTGGGGCCGATGG contains the following coding sequences:
- a CDS encoding aminotransferase class I/II-fold pyridoxal phosphate-dependent enzyme produces the protein MSFEPFVMERWQSTWENRVRYNLSESGVHPMSTRELLVLAGAAADPLLGLALGYPQSNGTERLRAAIAAHYPGATLDHVLVTNGSAEANYLNCWRLIEPGDGVAIMLPNYMQTWGLARTFGAEVRPFHLREANGWNPDFAEIDAAIAPGTKLVIVTNPNNPTGKVLAKDAVDRIVARADAVGAWILSDEVYLGAERAGGLTQSLWGRSERVIVTNGLSKAYGLPGLRIGWCVAPPAHVAELWARKDYTTIGPTVMSDALAALALAPATRAQIFERTRGIIRSNWDVLERWMAGMDGEFTYRPPDAGAICYARYRSTANSSALAEVLRRDHDVLIVPGDQFGMDRFVRLGFGSPVEDLEAALARVALAFRQVGD